From the Kitasatospora viridis genome, one window contains:
- a CDS encoding glycosyltransferase family 39 protein, translating to MTDCALEPPPAALPPVEPATALPAARLRRWAREAAPPLLLYGVVCAVQLGLLALLRRPGQPSVGRLLLSWDGRLLLEVAEHGYPAPGPPLGAGGAWLGSNLAFFPLFPALVRAAHELTGLSFGDSALLASRTAGAVAAVLLHRLFARLYDRRTALFAVLLVLAQPMAVVLGMAYSEGVLLACAAGALLAAHRGAWGPAALAGALAGLTKPSGFAVGLALLLAAASGPRGRRCRPALPAALAACLATPGYLLWVGLRTGRLDGWFRIQRAGWGTELDWGRQSWDYLVDQLGGGTGWVDVSVALLTVAAVGGCLLALGQRPWPPLALYGVLVTALALGQSDYSSCKPRLLVPGLLFLLPSAVALGRARARTAWSLAGAAVLAGSWYGGYLLTIWQAVI from the coding sequence ATGACCGACTGCGCGCTCGAACCGCCCCCGGCCGCCCTGCCCCCGGTCGAGCCGGCGACGGCGCTGCCCGCCGCCCGGCTGCGCCGCTGGGCGCGCGAGGCGGCACCGCCGCTGCTCCTGTACGGCGTGGTCTGCGCGGTCCAGCTCGGGCTGCTCGCGCTGCTGCGCCGGCCCGGCCAGCCGTCGGTCGGACGGCTGTTGCTGAGCTGGGACGGGCGGCTCCTGCTGGAGGTGGCCGAGCACGGCTACCCCGCCCCCGGTCCCCCTCTCGGGGCCGGCGGCGCCTGGCTGGGCAGCAACCTGGCCTTCTTCCCGCTCTTCCCGGCCCTGGTCCGGGCGGCCCACGAGCTGACCGGTCTGAGCTTCGGCGACTCGGCGCTGCTGGCCTCCCGGACGGCCGGCGCGGTCGCGGCGGTGCTGCTGCACCGGTTGTTCGCCCGGCTGTACGACCGCCGGACCGCGCTCTTCGCCGTGCTGCTGGTGCTGGCGCAGCCGATGGCGGTGGTGCTCGGCATGGCGTACAGCGAGGGCGTCCTGCTGGCCTGTGCGGCGGGCGCGCTGCTGGCCGCGCACCGGGGTGCCTGGGGCCCGGCGGCGCTGGCCGGGGCGCTGGCGGGCCTGACCAAGCCGAGCGGGTTCGCGGTCGGCCTGGCCCTGCTGCTCGCGGCCGCCTCGGGCCCGCGCGGGCGGCGGTGCCGGCCCGCCCTGCCGGCGGCCCTCGCGGCCTGCCTGGCGACGCCCGGCTACCTGCTCTGGGTGGGTCTGCGGACCGGACGGCTCGACGGCTGGTTCCGGATCCAACGGGCCGGCTGGGGAACCGAGCTCGACTGGGGGCGGCAGAGCTGGGACTACCTGGTCGACCAGCTGGGCGGCGGCACGGGCTGGGTGGACGTGAGCGTCGCGCTGCTCACCGTCGCCGCCGTCGGCGGCTGCCTGCTGGCGCTCGGCCAGCGCCCCTGGCCGCCGCTGGCGCTCTACGGCGTGCTGGTCACCGCGCTCGCCCTGGGGCAGAGCGACTACTCCTCGTGCAAGCCGCGCCTGCTGGTGCCGGGGCTGCTGTTCCTGCTGCCCAGTGCCGTCGCGCTGGGCCGGGCCCGGGCGCGCACCGCCTGGTCGCTGGCGGGTGCGGCGGTGCTGGCGGGCAGTTGGTACGGCGGGTACCTGCTGACCATCTGGCAGGCGGTGATCTGA